A window from Setaria italica strain Yugu1 chromosome VIII, Setaria_italica_v2.0, whole genome shotgun sequence encodes these proteins:
- the LOC101754687 gene encoding putative disease resistance protein RGA1 encodes MLWSLAGSLTSAAVDIAKDKLGAFIVEQANSLWNFSDDLEDMNSMLEAISAALQDAERRSAKEKSVQLWLKRLKHAALDIADMLEEYKDNSYRLTAKKPGMLSWMKSMREEIRKINEDFRDFKFSDGGTCTSLEQHDDDRETSSRLHEKPIGRNREKQEIINLLSAGTNNDETVIVSIHGLGGIGKSTLAQLIYNDAQFKEYDHRIWVYVSRDFSLKKIGSSIISLISIEGGQQNRDTLEAINQCLDNLLSGKKVLIVLDDLWEEKDTELRKLRSMLQVGKKGTTIDVIVTTRKEDIARKVSTCPPYKLQPLNDYTCWEIIKRYSRFEDQHYQERLEKIGLDIAKKCAGVALAAQVLGYMLQSKDLSGWTEINNSDIWNESSEDNGGVLPSLKLSYERMQPQLRICFSYCAIFPKGHNISQDDLIHQWIALGFIKPSKGKEYIRQLLGMSFLQVSKLPKTSGDHMERYTMHDLVHDLATLIMGDELIVSNVASKNNKAHSQKYCRYASVTKYDNTTRLSNVLPSKVRALHFSDSGKLDLSCEAFSFAKCLHILDFSGCSGILLPPSIGQLKQLKYLTAPRIQNEVLPEFMTELSKLQYLNLNGSSHISALPESMGKLWCLKYLDLSDCSGISKLPGSFGDLKCMMHLDMSGCSGIRELPASLGNLTNLQHLDLSECSGIKEIPESLCGLMHLQYLNMSKCRGKELPEAIGSLVNLQYLNMSLCDVRELPESFKRLRNLLHLDLMRHRIEKGDLHGLTALQYLDMSYSGYSEGYLEERSVTMRNLTNLKVLKLRYCFIERSTCLNFIGTLTNLEHLDLSWNRFEYLPESIGNLKRLHTLNLENCQMLKSLPKSISCATGLKSVLLDGCPHKLMDQASSLLHHSLTLPLFKVRADDVSSHSNLHVLEGENVGELRIVSLENVRLLEEAQRLKLLTKHNLLTLKLVWTLHADRHLEDKDLLGQLVPPKSLKDLSLEGYSSPSFCGWLMAISHHLPNLTCIELKKLPTCNNLPPLGQLPYLESLILYDIPNVTKIERSIFGGKGAFPRLADITVSHMDGLEEWNTTCPGEDGVEEFMFPMLDVLEVSKCPKLRLKPCPPKCRVFKISESDQVISSLEEVETSSHRCNSTPTTTRLLIIRSNHHSLELFHHFPALRELQLSHCPNLKSLPKGMQQLSSLKSLKLNYCDTALPQWLSDISSLKKLVISDCYRIESLPARIQLLNNLTELVINNQELQQWCESEENKAKLAHINIVKTDMFI; translated from the exons ATGTTGTGGAGCTTAGCTGGATCGCTAACTTCCGCCGCCGTTGACATCGCGAAAGATAAGTTGGGGGCTTTCATCGTGGAGCAGGCCAATTCGCTGTGGAACTTCAGCGACGACTTGGAGGACATGAACTCGATGCTAGAGGCCATCTCAGCGGCGCTCCAGGATGCTGAGAGGCGGTCGGCCAAGGAGAAGTCAGTGCAGCTGTGGCTCAAGCGGCTCAAGCATGCTGCCTTAGACATCGCTGACATGCTCGAAGAATACAAAGACAATAGCTACCGGTTAACTGCAAAG AAGCCAGGAATGCTTTCATGGATGAAGAGCATGAGAGAAGAAATAAGGAAAATCAACGAGGACTTTCGGGATTTTAAATTCTCAGATGGTGGCACTTGCACATCTCTTGAGCAACATGATGACGATCGTGAAACATCATCACGTTTGCATGAAAAACCAATTGGGAGGAACAGAGAAAAGCAGGAAATCATAAACCTCTTATCCGCAGGTACCAACAATGATGAGACTGTGATTGTTTCTATCCATGGTCTTGGAGGTATAGGCAAGAGTACTTTGGCACAACTAATTTACAATGATGCACAATTCAAGGAGTATGACCATCGTATATGGGTTTATGTGTCCCGGGATTTCAGTCTAAAGAAAATAGGAAGCTCTATAATTTCTCTAATATCAATAGAAGGAGGCCAGCAGAATAGGGATACACTGGAAGCCATAAATCAGTGCCTAGATAACCTACTCAGTGGCAAGAAGGTTCTTATTGTTTTAGATGACTTATGGGAGGAAAAGGATACTGAGTTGAGGAAACTGAGGAGTATGCTTCAGGTGGGCAAGAAGGGCACTACCATAGATGTCATAGTAACCACGCGCAAGGAAGACATTGCACGGAAAGTTTCCACATGTCCACCATACAAGCTGCAGCCTTTGAACGATTATACATGCTGGGAAATAATTAAGAGATATAGCAGGTTTGAAGATCAACATTACCAAGAAAGATTAGAGAAGATAGGATTGGACATTGCAAAGAAATGTGCAGGTGTGGCATTAGCAGCTCAAGTACTTGGATACATGCTACAGTCCAAAGATCTGTCTGGATGGACAGAAATAAACAACAGTGATATCTGGAATGAATCTTCTGAAGATAACGGTGGTGTGCTCCCTTCCTTGAAGCTAAGCTATGAAAGGATGCAACCACAGCTAAGGATATGCTTTTCTTATTGTGCCATATTCCCAAAAGGCCATAATATTTCTCAAGATGATTTGATTCACCAATGGATTGCTCTTGGTTTTATCAAGCCATCAAAGGGGAAGGAATACATCAGGCAACTTTTAGGCATGTCCTTCCTTCAAGTTTCAAAGTTGCCCAAG ACTTCGGGAGATCATATGGAGCGGTACACTATGCACGACCTGGTGCATGATCTGGCAACATTAATCATGGGTGATGAGTTAATTGTTTCTAATGTTGCATCGAAGAATAATAAAGCACATAGCCAGAAATATTGTCGCTATGCATCGGTTACCAAATATGACAACACAACAAGGTTATCCAATGTTTTACCCTCAAAGGTGAGGGCACTTCATTTCTCAGATAGCGGTAAGCTGGATCTCTCTTGTGAGGCATTTTCCTTTGCAAAGTGCTTGCATATTTTGGATTTTAGTGGATGCTCTGGTATACTGTTGCCACCCTCTATTGGGCAACTGAAGCAGCTGAAGTACCTTACTGCTCCACGAATACAAAATGAAGTTCTCCCAGAGTTTATGACTGAGTTATCAAAACTGCAGTACCTAAACCTGAATGGATCTTCTCACATTTCCGCACTACCAGAATCAATGGGCAAGCTCTGGTGTCTGAAATATCTGGATTTGTCAGATTGTTCTGGCATATCAAAACTGCCAGGATCGTTTGGTGATTTAAAATGTATGATGCATCTTGACATGTCAGGTTGTTCTGGGATAAGAGAACTGCCAGCGTCACTTGGCAATCTCACAAATTTACAGCATCTTGATTTATCTGAATGTTCCGGTATCAAGGAAATACCTGAATCTTTGTGTGGCCTCATGCATCTCCAGTATTTAAACATGTCAAAGTGTAGGGgcaaggaacttccagaagctATAGGCAGCCTGGTCAATCTGCAATATTTAAACATGTCACTGTGTGACGTCAGGGAACTTCCAGAGTCATTCAAGAGGCTCCGTAATTTATTGCATCTAGATTTGATGCGTCACCGGATTGAGAAAGGAGATCTGCATGGCCTCACCGCATTACAATATCTGGATATGTCATACTCAGGGTATTCGGAGGGGTATTTGGAGGAACGATCTGTAACTATGAGAAACCTCACCAATCTTAAGGTTTTGAAATTGAGATATTGCTTTATTGAAAGATCTACCTGTCTTAATTTTATCGGTACACTTACCAATCTGGAGCATCTGGACCTATCGTGGAACCGGTTTGAGTATCTACCAGAAAGTATTGGTAATCTCAAAAGGCTGCATACACTGAATCTCGAGAATTGCCAAATGCTCAAGTCCCTCCCAAAGAGTATAAGTTGTGCAACTGGGCTGAAGTCTGTACTGCTGGATGGGTGCCCACATAAATTGATGGATCAGGCCAGTTCTCTATTGCACCATTCACTAACATTACCACTCTTTAAGGTTCGTGCTGATGACGTCAGTTCTCATAGCAATCTGCATGTTCTCGAGGGTGAAAATGTCGGTGAGTTACGTATAGTTTCCCTTGAAAACGTAAGACTTCTGGAGGAAGCACAGAGACTTAAGCTGTTGACCAAACATAATCTTTTGACTTTGAAACTGGTTTGGACCTTGCATGCTGATCGACATCTGGAGGATAAGGATTTGTTGGGACAACTAGTGCCACCAAAGAGCCTGAAGGACCTGAGTCTAGAAGGTTATAGCAGTCCAAGCTTTTGTGGCTGGCTCATGGCTATTTCTCATCATCTTCCTAATCTTACTTGCATTGAATTGAAGAAACTGCCTACATGTAACAACCTACCACCACTTGGACAGTTACCGTACTTAGAAAGCCTGATTCTCTATGATATACCCAACGTTACAAAAATTGAAAGGAGTATCTTCGGTGGAAAAGGAGCGTTCCCCCGATTGGCAGATATCACAGTGTCTCATATGGATGGTTTGGAGGAGTGGAATACAACATGCCCTGGCGAAGATGGTGTGGAGGAGTTCATGTTCCCTATGCTAGATGTATTAGAGGTATCTAAATGTCCAAAGTTGAGGTTGAAACCATGCCCACCCAAATGTCGTGTGTTCAAAATATCAGAAAGTGACCAAGTTATATCTTCACTAGAGGAGGTAGAAACCAGCAGCCATCGCTGCAACTCTACTCCGACCACCACCAGACTGCTTATCATCAGGAGCAATCACCACAGTTTGGAGCTGTTTCACCACTTCCCTGCCCTCCGGGAGTTGCAATTATCCCACTGTCCAAACCTGAAGAGTTTGCCGAAGGGCATGCAGCAACTCTCCTCCCTTAAATCACTCAAGTTGAATTACTGTGATACAGCACTGCCACAATGGCTGAGCGACATCTCCTCTCTTAAAAAGCTCGTCATCTCAGACTGTTATAGAATCGAGTCTTTGCCTGCGCGTATACAGCTGCTCAACAACCTCACGGAGTTAGTTATCAACAACCAGGAACTACAGCAGTGGTGCGAGTCAGAAGAGAACAAGGCCAAGCTCGCACACATTAACATAGTTAAGACAGACATGTTCATATAA